Within Saccharomycodes ludwigii strain NBRC 1722 chromosome IV, whole genome shotgun sequence, the genomic segment GGAAGGCAATATAATAAACGGAACCTTATTacaaacaaatacaaataacaTGAGTATGAGAAGTGTTAATAACCTAATACCAACTAAAAGTAAGACTAGCATTGgtggtaataacaatattctGCCAGTAAGTACGTATGACGGGAAGAAATTTATGGTGTGGACAATGAGGATAACTTTGACATATGGGAATCAACAATTGTATTGTTACAAACGGTACAGTGAATTTGTAgtttttagaaataaaatattacacaaattaaatatgtattacaaagaaaaacaaagacaAGGCAACAATAGCATTAACAGATATACAAAAATCGTAATACCTGAATTACCCCCGCCTGTGAGTTGGTGGAAATGTTGGGAATATGATAGGGTTAATTTTGATAGACATTGGTTACAACATAGACAAGCAGGGTTAGAGTTTTTTATGTGTAGTGTGTTATTGGATAAAGATATTGTTAATCTGTGTTTTGATATTATACAAAAGTTCatattaaataa encodes:
- the YPT35 gene encoding Ypt35p (similar to Saccharomyces cerevisiae YHR105W | YPT35 | endosomal protein of unknown function) produces the protein MSNTTKDNPTAATLLPNTNSTQPLNQNKHHSDDNDSLSHHHSNMDNTRLSFIEPISINEEIQQQQQQDKGTNNKNKSNNDNNNDPFVNVEILEGNIINGTLLQTNTNNMSMRSVNNLIPTKSKTSIGGNNNILPVSTYDGKKFMVWTMRITLTYGNQQLYCYKRYSEFVVFRNKILHKLNMYYKEKQRQGNNSINRYTKIVIPELPPPVSWWKCWEYDRVNFDRHWLQHRQAGLEFFMCSVLLDKDIVNLCFDIIQKFILNKPIYA